The following are encoded together in the Citrus sinensis cultivar Valencia sweet orange chromosome 1, DVS_A1.0, whole genome shotgun sequence genome:
- the LOC102628009 gene encoding protein BIG GRAIN 1-like C, translated as MYQRRRTPSFSSSLLDAIYHSIDESNNNNKRKEEMGFCCDKALMTRQRNSRVEQEAHTLRRAIMVENWMEKQSSLDSILNLKNNSISNSSSDSTSSACADSRSFYKERSRRSKPVQSVKCMQFDRRIIDEENPKQKQKPEGGFTKTKLKALKIYGELKKVKQPISPGGRFTSFLNSIFSSGNAKKVNVCTVKAMEDVNFDRKSKSTRSRSCVSNANTPPPSKGNIINNYGIKRSVRFYPVSIVVDEHCRPCGHKCIYEDDPSLLPSLKDRVLMKKNEIGVGRFLSNKEISEFVSRDFSPNHDNDDDDEDEDDAFSYSSSDLFELDHLNGIGRYREELPVYETTNLKKNKAIAKGLLF; from the coding sequence ATGTATCAAAGGAGAAGGAccccttctttttcttcttctcttcttgaTGCCATTTACCATTCAATTGATGAAtcgaataataataataagagaaaagaGGAGATGGGTTTTTGTTGTGATAAAGCCCTAATGACGAGACAGAGGAATTCCAGAGTGGAACAAGAAGCTCATACTCTACGAAGAGCCATCATGGTGGAGAACTGGATGGAGAAGCAGAGTAGCCTCGACtccattttgaatttaaaaaataattcaatttcaaattcttcatcAGATTCTACTAGCTCTGCATGCGCAGACTCACGCAGTTTTTATAAAGAGAGATCAAGAAGATCGAAGCCGGTTCAATCCGTTAAATGCATGCAGTTCGATAGGAGAATTATCGATGAAGAAAATccaaagcaaaagcaaaagcccGAAGGCGGTTTTACAAAGACTAAACTCAAAGCCTTGAAAATATACGGTGAGCTCAAGAAAGTGAAGCAGCCCATTTCACCGGGCGGTCGCTTCACTAGTTTCTTGAACTCGATTTTCAGTTCGGGAAATGCAAAGAAAGTAAACGTATGCACCGTCAAAGCTATGGAGGATGTGAATTTTGATCGTAAATCAAAATCCACTCGTTCAAGGTCATGTGTGAGCAATGCCAACACACCTCCTCCTTCCAAAGGTAACATTATCAACAACTATGGCATTAAAAGGTCTGTCAGGTTTTATCCTGTTAGTATCGTCGTTGATGAACACTGTAGACCTTGCGGCCATAAATGTATTTATGAAGATGATCCGAGCTTACTGCCTTCATTAAAAGATCGAGTGCTCATGAAGAAGAATGAAATTGGAGTAGGCAGATTTTTATCAAACAAGGAAATCAGTGAATTTGTTTCAAGAGATTTTTCTCCTAATCATGACAATGACGATGATgacgaagatgaagatgacGCTTTTAGCTATTCAAGTTCTGATCTCTTTGAACTCGATCACTTGAATGGAATTGGAAGATACAGAGAAGAGTTGCCAGTTTATGAAACtactaatttgaaaaaaaataaagccaTCGCTAAAGGCCTTCTGTTCTAG